The following are from one region of the Sphingobium sp. TKS genome:
- a CDS encoding methanol/ethanol family PQQ-dependent dehydrogenase, with the protein MRGHMMRGLSGAAILTLAIAAAPLLAEGPTDADLMNDAATPGDVLTYGMGPQAQRFSPLKAINASNVSKLVPAFASSLGGEKQRGQEAQPIVYDGTIYVTGSYSRVFAFDARTGEEKWQYDARLPEAIMPCCDVVNRGAAIYGDKIIFATLDAHMVALNRHTGKVIWNKQTADYQAGYSATAAPMVVKGKVIYGNSGGEFGIVGAVEARDVNTGELVWRRPTIEGHMGTLGGKDNGITGKTNASWTGDLWKTGGGATWLGGTYDPETNLLFFGTGNPAPWNSHLRPGNNLYTSSTLAIDPDTGVIKWHYQTTPHDGWDFDGVNEFIPFDATINGKPMKLGAKADRNGYFFVLDRTNGKFISANKFVMQTTWANGYDKGGKPNTIEAGRPGAPTTEKGKPVFASPSFLGGKNWMPMAYSQDTGLFYVPSNDWGMDIWNEPIAYKKGAAYLGAGFTIKPIAQDHIGALRAMDPKTGKIVWEYKNKAPLWGGVLSTAGNLVFTGTPEGYLKAFDAKTGQELWKFQTGSGVVGSPVTWEQDGEQYVAVMSGWGGAVPLWGGEVAKSFKDINQGGSLWVFKLPK; encoded by the coding sequence ATGAGAGGACATATGATGCGTGGCCTGTCCGGCGCCGCAATATTGACGCTGGCGATCGCCGCCGCGCCGCTTCTGGCCGAGGGGCCGACCGATGCGGACCTGATGAACGACGCGGCAACGCCCGGCGATGTCCTGACCTATGGCATGGGTCCGCAGGCGCAGCGCTTCAGCCCCTTGAAGGCCATCAACGCCTCCAACGTGTCGAAACTCGTCCCCGCCTTCGCTTCCTCGCTGGGCGGCGAAAAACAGCGCGGGCAGGAAGCCCAGCCCATCGTCTATGACGGCACCATCTACGTCACCGGCAGCTATTCGCGCGTCTTCGCCTTCGACGCGCGCACCGGCGAGGAAAAATGGCAATATGACGCCCGCCTGCCCGAAGCGATCATGCCCTGCTGCGACGTGGTGAACCGCGGCGCGGCGATCTATGGCGACAAGATCATCTTCGCCACGCTCGACGCGCATATGGTGGCATTGAACCGCCACACCGGCAAGGTCATCTGGAACAAGCAGACCGCTGACTATCAGGCCGGCTATTCCGCCACCGCCGCGCCGATGGTGGTGAAGGGCAAGGTGATCTACGGCAACTCCGGCGGCGAGTTCGGCATTGTCGGCGCGGTGGAAGCCCGCGACGTCAACACCGGCGAACTGGTCTGGCGCCGCCCGACGATCGAGGGTCATATGGGCACGCTCGGCGGCAAGGATAACGGCATCACCGGCAAGACCAACGCAAGCTGGACCGGCGACCTGTGGAAGACCGGCGGCGGCGCGACCTGGCTGGGCGGCACATACGACCCGGAAACCAACCTGCTTTTCTTCGGCACCGGCAACCCCGCGCCCTGGAACAGCCATTTGCGCCCCGGCAACAATCTCTACACCAGTTCGACCCTCGCCATCGATCCCGACACCGGCGTCATCAAATGGCATTATCAGACCACGCCGCATGACGGCTGGGACTTCGATGGCGTGAACGAGTTCATTCCCTTCGACGCGACGATCAACGGCAAGCCGATGAAACTCGGCGCAAAGGCCGACCGCAACGGCTATTTCTTCGTGCTCGACCGCACCAACGGCAAGTTCATCAGCGCCAACAAGTTCGTCATGCAGACGACCTGGGCCAATGGTTACGACAAGGGCGGCAAGCCCAACACGATCGAGGCTGGCCGCCCCGGCGCGCCGACCACGGAAAAGGGAAAGCCGGTCTTCGCGTCCCCCAGCTTCCTGGGCGGCAAGAACTGGATGCCCATGGCCTACAGCCAGGACACCGGCCTGTTCTACGTGCCCAGCAACGACTGGGGCATGGACATCTGGAACGAACCGATCGCCTACAAGAAGGGCGCGGCCTATCTGGGCGCGGGCTTCACCATCAAGCCGATTGCGCAGGATCATATCGGCGCGCTGCGCGCCATGGACCCCAAGACCGGCAAGATCGTCTGGGAATATAAGAACAAGGCGCCGCTCTGGGGCGGGGTGCTGTCGACGGCGGGCAACCTCGTCTTCACCGGCACGCCAGAGGGCTATCTGAAGGCCTTCGACGCCAAGACCGGGCAGGAATTGTGGAAGTTCCAGACCGGCTCGGGCGTGGTGGGCAGCCCCGTGACCTGGGAACAGGATGGCGAGCAATATGTCGCCGTCATGTCCGGCTGGGGCGGCGCGGTGCCGCTGTGGGGCGGCGAGGTCGCCAAGAGCTTCAAGGACATCAATCAGGGCGGTTCGCTCTGGGTGTTCAAGCTGCCTAAGTAA
- a CDS encoding response regulator produces the protein MIVMGRGNHVQNVAALPPGAMRLASSHDLSDYPGRGVGHIMSDEPIMERVLIVDDHPLVRDGLRSVIAISFDNIEIFEAATLDEAVATLEKQDNFDLILLDLNIPDVRRLDGLKLLRDRFPILPVVMVSGAFDRAIVQEALAAGAAGFIPKSLKRSAIVDALHRVVSGEIYLPEAMGESVAPTAEEDEISRRIDSLTPQQKTVLAHLVRGRLNKQIAHDLGVSMTTIKAHVSAILQKLGVLSRTQAVIKANQVHFRAD, from the coding sequence ATGATCGTCATGGGACGCGGCAATCATGTGCAGAATGTTGCGGCACTTCCGCCCGGCGCGATGCGGCTTGCCTCATCCCATGACTTGTCCGATTATCCGGGCCGAGGGGTGGGCCACATAATGAGCGATGAGCCGATCATGGAACGCGTGCTGATCGTCGACGATCACCCCCTTGTGCGCGACGGGCTGCGCAGCGTCATCGCGATCAGCTTCGACAATATCGAGATTTTCGAGGCGGCGACGCTCGACGAAGCCGTCGCCACGCTGGAAAAGCAGGACAATTTCGACCTGATCCTCCTCGACCTCAACATTCCCGATGTCCGCCGCCTTGATGGCCTGAAACTGCTGCGGGATCGTTTCCCGATCCTTCCCGTGGTGATGGTTTCAGGCGCCTTCGACCGCGCTATCGTACAGGAGGCGCTGGCCGCGGGCGCGGCGGGCTTCATTCCCAAGTCGTTGAAGCGCAGCGCCATCGTGGATGCGCTGCATCGCGTGGTGTCGGGGGAAATCTACCTGCCCGAAGCCATGGGCGAGAGCGTCGCGCCAACGGCGGAGGAGGATGAGATCAGCCGCCGGATCGACAGCCTGACGCCGCAGCAGAAGACGGTGCTGGCGCATCTGGTGCGCGGGCGGCTCAACAAGCAGATTGCGCATGATCTGGGCGTGTCGATGACCACCATCAAGGCGCATGTGTCGGCCATCCTCCAGAAGCTGGGGGTGCTCAGCCGGACGCAGGCGGTGATCAAGGCCAATCAGGTGCATTTCCGGGCGGATTAG
- a CDS encoding TolC family protein, whose product MVSGRWWRGLLLGASILSAPARAETFEQVLERVAAAHPRIVAAQQLTRAGRADVRAAKSSYRPQFGVETDLGWDDGNSSRSSGFALLPEAKVSQLVYDGGRTPAEIRRRRLRVDLLGVQEQAALADLSQQLAAAWIDHARAAELIDIGTQQVAALEALDRLVVEIASFDRGRASDVVMVESRLEQARTALQTREITLAEARGRIREVSTLPVEPQGSVPDIAGALPETAENGEAMAAGSPAVRSADIEVAENAEAVKGTRNWWLPQLALEGARTSERTVEGDTRLFNGFAVRLRASALPFDSGGGRARHEAARAELESAESSATLARTSLGAQVRRLWTFQAQRRARLPSLAGLIARADDARNIVFEQFRLGRRTILDLLGYELERFNVRAQLVNERFDIAQTQYQLMGVLGRIYPAVVGGPMIGPGARP is encoded by the coding sequence TTGGTTTCCGGTCGTTGGTGGCGGGGTTTGTTGCTGGGCGCGTCGATCTTGTCGGCTCCGGCAAGGGCCGAGACGTTCGAGCAGGTGCTTGAGCGTGTCGCCGCCGCGCATCCCAGGATCGTCGCCGCGCAGCAATTGACCCGTGCCGGACGCGCGGATGTGCGCGCTGCGAAATCCAGTTACCGGCCGCAATTCGGGGTGGAAACCGATCTGGGGTGGGATGACGGCAATAGCAGCCGGTCGTCCGGTTTCGCCCTGTTGCCGGAAGCAAAGGTCAGCCAGCTTGTCTATGACGGCGGACGCACTCCAGCGGAAATCCGGCGGCGGCGGTTGCGGGTCGACCTGCTGGGGGTGCAGGAGCAGGCGGCGCTGGCGGATCTGTCGCAACAGCTCGCCGCCGCCTGGATCGACCATGCGCGGGCAGCGGAACTGATCGACATCGGCACGCAGCAAGTGGCGGCGCTGGAAGCGCTGGACCGGCTGGTGGTGGAGATTGCGAGCTTCGACCGGGGCCGTGCTTCCGATGTGGTGATGGTGGAATCGCGGCTGGAGCAAGCACGCACCGCGCTCCAGACGCGGGAGATCACGCTGGCCGAGGCGCGGGGGCGCATTCGCGAAGTGTCCACTTTGCCGGTCGAACCGCAGGGAAGCGTGCCGGACATCGCCGGAGCCCTGCCTGAAACGGCGGAAAATGGCGAGGCGATGGCGGCAGGCAGTCCCGCCGTGCGCAGCGCCGATATCGAGGTCGCGGAAAATGCCGAGGCGGTAAAGGGCACGCGCAACTGGTGGTTGCCGCAATTGGCGCTGGAGGGCGCACGCACGTCCGAGCGGACGGTGGAAGGCGACACCCGGCTGTTCAACGGCTTTGCGGTGCGGTTACGCGCCAGCGCCCTGCCCTTCGACAGCGGCGGCGGGCGGGCGCGGCATGAAGCGGCCAGGGCGGAACTGGAGTCGGCGGAGTCCAGCGCGACGCTGGCCCGGACTTCTCTGGGCGCGCAAGTGCGGCGGCTCTGGACATTCCAGGCGCAGCGGCGGGCGCGGCTACCTTCGCTCGCGGGGCTGATCGCGCGGGCGGATGATGCGCGTAATATCGTGTTCGAACAGTTCCGGCTGGGGCGGCGGACCATTCTCGACCTGCTGGGTTATGAGCTGGAGCGGTTCAATGTGCGCGCCCAATTGGTGAACGAACGCTTCGATATTGCGCAGACGCAATATCAACTGATGGGCGTGCTGGGGCGCATCTATCCGGCGGTCGTCGGGGGGCCAATGATCGGGCCGGGGGCAAGGCCATGA
- a CDS encoding type I secretion system permease/ATPase, protein MTELVAVTSLADALARCLDLRGHGVSAAVLRAAIGTSGDPEDMLRSLAELGIRASAIGARAVTDDLLPVVALLADGLVLVAVRRDGDVLIDAAGVGIGVDEVKRCIAFAPPTAVDGRADDLVAAQGSGWFWPVLWRHRRYFYEAAALSAVINLLSLAGIIFMMTVYDRILPNLAFVTLWSLLAGVAIACLFEFVSRTIRSHALDAAGKKIDLILGDAVFSRVLATRLEARAQSSGAFANVLKEFESVRGFVTSATLTTIADLPFALLFLTVCAMIGGALVAVPLLAFLIVLALSLLVQIPMAKLARENLREAAVRHGTVIESLEGLETLKALRAEGRMRRRHEISSGFIADRALASQRWSNLALNITIAVQQIGSAVLLAWGVYLASIGQTTAGALVACVQLSSRSLAPLVTLSSLAVRFQQVRSALASLNQIMALPLDRDPSRHLLSSDAWRGDVELRHVSFSYEQGAQPALNDVSLSIKRGEKVAILGRIGSGKSTLLRMLAALYRPQEGQVFLDGVDMTAIEPADIRSTLLLVGQDARLFHGTLRDNLLVGAPQASDQRLLQVAEATGVTALAGAHPLGFDRGVGERGDTLSGGQRQTVAVARSLMAEAAVTLFDEPTSAMDQQSEAEVLRSIAALSERGAGYVIVTHKNSILPLVDRVIIMDAGRVIADGPRDAVLQALSEGKVRSAA, encoded by the coding sequence ATGACGGAGTTGGTGGCCGTGACTTCCCTGGCCGATGCGCTGGCCCGCTGCCTGGACTTGCGCGGGCATGGGGTGAGCGCGGCGGTGCTGCGCGCCGCGATCGGGACCAGCGGCGATCCCGAGGACATGCTGCGCAGCCTTGCCGAACTGGGCATCCGCGCCAGCGCCATCGGGGCGCGGGCGGTGACCGACGATCTGCTGCCGGTGGTCGCCTTGCTGGCCGATGGGCTGGTGCTGGTGGCGGTCCGGCGGGACGGCGATGTGCTGATCGACGCGGCGGGGGTCGGCATCGGCGTGGATGAGGTGAAGCGGTGCATCGCCTTTGCGCCGCCGACCGCTGTGGACGGACGCGCCGACGATCTGGTGGCGGCGCAGGGCAGCGGCTGGTTCTGGCCGGTGCTGTGGCGGCATCGCCGCTATTTTTACGAGGCGGCGGCGCTGTCGGCGGTGATCAACCTGCTCTCGCTCGCCGGGATCATCTTCATGATGACGGTCTATGACCGCATCCTGCCAAACCTCGCCTTCGTGACGCTATGGTCGTTGCTGGCGGGGGTCGCGATCGCCTGCCTGTTCGAGTTCGTGTCGCGGACCATTCGCAGCCACGCGCTGGACGCGGCGGGCAAGAAGATCGACCTGATATTGGGCGACGCCGTGTTTTCGCGGGTGCTGGCGACGCGGCTGGAGGCGCGGGCGCAATCCTCCGGCGCCTTCGCCAATGTGCTGAAGGAGTTCGAATCCGTTCGCGGCTTCGTGACCAGCGCGACGTTGACGACCATTGCCGATTTGCCTTTCGCGCTGCTGTTCCTGACCGTTTGCGCGATGATCGGTGGGGCTTTGGTCGCGGTGCCGTTGCTGGCCTTCCTCATCGTGCTCGCCCTGTCGCTGCTGGTGCAGATTCCGATGGCGAAGCTGGCGCGCGAGAATTTGCGCGAGGCGGCAGTGCGGCACGGCACGGTGATCGAGAGCCTGGAAGGGCTGGAGACGCTGAAAGCCCTGCGCGCCGAAGGGCGGATGCGGCGGCGGCATGAGATTTCCAGCGGCTTCATCGCGGACCGGGCGCTGGCCAGCCAACGCTGGTCCAATCTGGCGCTCAACATCACCATTGCCGTGCAGCAGATCGGCTCGGCGGTCCTGCTCGCCTGGGGCGTCTATCTGGCGAGCATCGGCCAGACCACGGCGGGCGCGCTGGTGGCCTGCGTGCAGCTTTCCAGCCGGTCCCTGGCGCCGCTGGTGACGCTCTCCTCGCTGGCGGTGCGGTTTCAACAGGTGCGGTCGGCTTTGGCGAGCCTGAACCAGATCATGGCCCTGCCGCTGGACCGCGATCCCAGCCGCCATTTGCTGTCCAGCGATGCGTGGCGCGGCGATGTGGAGCTGCGCCATGTTAGCTTTTCCTATGAGCAGGGCGCGCAACCGGCGTTGAACGACGTGTCGTTGAGCATCAAGCGCGGCGAGAAAGTCGCGATCCTCGGGCGGATCGGCAGCGGTAAGTCGACCCTGCTGCGGATGCTGGCGGCGCTCTACCGGCCGCAGGAGGGGCAGGTCTTTCTCGACGGCGTCGACATGACCGCCATCGAGCCTGCCGATATTCGCTCTACCCTGCTGCTGGTCGGGCAGGATGCGCGGCTGTTTCATGGGACGTTGCGCGACAATCTGCTGGTGGGGGCGCCGCAGGCGAGCGACCAGCGGCTGTTGCAGGTGGCGGAGGCTACCGGGGTGACGGCGCTGGCGGGCGCGCATCCACTGGGGTTCGACCGGGGGGTCGGTGAGCGCGGCGACACGCTGTCGGGCGGGCAACGCCAGACCGTGGCGGTCGCGCGCTCGCTCATGGCAGAGGCGGCCGTCACTTTGTTCGACGAGCCGACCTCCGCCATGGATCAGCAATCGGAGGCGGAGGTGCTGCGCAGCATCGCCGCCTTGAGCGAGCGCGGGGCGGGCTATGTGATCGTGACGCACAAAAATTCTATCCTGCCGCTAGTCGACCGCGTGATCATCATGGATGCCGGACGGGTCATTGCCGACGGACCCCGCGACGCGGTGCTGCAAGCGCTGTCCGAGGGCAAGGTGAGGTCGGCGGCATGA